From one Lycium ferocissimum isolate CSIRO_LF1 chromosome 7, AGI_CSIRO_Lferr_CH_V1, whole genome shotgun sequence genomic stretch:
- the LOC132064473 gene encoding pentatricopeptide repeat-containing protein At1g14470 isoform X1 — MSHLHTAALKATKLNHIKQLHAQLFEHSLYSDNYWVAQLINLCTRLHAPPSYVRRVFDSVHQPNVFVFTNILKFYSHLGDQTEVLYLFHKMQKRNVTPDAFVYPILIKAAGKWGVLFHGYCVKMGYDWDRFIRNAIMDMYGKFGPVEIARELFDEIPERAVADWNAMISGYWNWGNEVEARGLFDLMPENEKNVVTWTTMVTGYSRRKDLENARKYFDRMPERSVVSWNAMLSGYAQNGCAEEVIRLFNEMMSCGVCPDETTWVTVISSCSSHGDASLAERLVEMINEKGVRLNCFAKTALLDMYAKCGNLDMARKIFDELGKYKNLVTWNAMISAYARVGDLASASELFDKMPEKNVISWNSIIAGYAQNGQSKVAIDLFKDMITKDVLPDEVTMVSVIAACGHLGALEFGNWAVNFLEKHQIKLSISGYNALIFMYSKCGNMKDAEKVFQSMEARDVISYNTLITGLAAYGNAIEAVELLWKMKKENIEPDRITYIGVLTACSHGGLLEEGQRVFDSIKDPDSDHYACMVDLLGRNGKLDEAKCLIGSMAMHPHAGVYGSLLHASRVHKRIDLGEFAASKLFEIEPENSGNYVLLSNIYASARRWEDVDRVRGLMTIGGVNKTTGWSWIEHEGEMHRFIVGDRSHERSADVYRVLAETEKKMRQAGYMADKSCVLKDVEEEEMEEMVGTHSEKLAVAFALLVTEPHSVIRVVKNLRICRDCHTAIKIISKLEGREIIVRDNNRFHCFSEGQCSCGDYW, encoded by the coding sequence ATGTCACACTTGCACACGGCTGCATTGAAAGCCACCAAACTAAACCACATAAAACAGCTTCATGCACAGCTCTTTGAACACTCTCTTTACTCCGACAACTACTGGGTGGCGCAGCTCATCAATCTCTGCACGCGCCTCCACGCGCCGCCCTCATATGTTCGCAGAGTTTTCGACTCAGTCCACCAACCCAATGTCTTCGTTTTCACCAACATCCTCAAATTCTACTCCCATTTGGGTGATCAAACTGAGGTTCTTTACCTGTTTCACAAAATGCAGAAAAGAAATGTTACACCTGATGCGTTTGTGTACCCGATTCTCATCAAAGCAGCTGGAAAGTGGGGTGTTTTGTTTCATGGTTATTGTGTTAAAATGGGTTATGATTGGGATAGGTTTATTCGTAATGCGAttatggatatgtatggaaagTTTGGGCCTGTAGAGATTGCACGAGAACTGTTTGATGAAATTCCTGAGAGAGCTGTTGCAGATTGGAATGCTATGATTTCAGGGTATTGGAACTGGGGTAATGAAGTTGAAGCGAGGGGTTTGTTTGATTTGATGCCTGAGAATGAGAAGAATGTTGTTACTTGGACTACAATGGTTACTGGTTATTCAAGAAGGAAAGATTTGGAGAATGCTAGAAAGTATTTTGATCGAATGCCGGAGAGAAGTGTTGTGTCTTGGAATGCAATGTTGTCGGGGTATGCTCAAAATGGGTGTGCTGAAGAGGTGATAAGGTTGTTTAATGAGATGATGAGTTGTGGGGTTTGCCCTGATGAAACTACATGGGTTACTGTCATTTCTTCGTGTTCTTCGCATGGCGATGCTAGCCTTGCCGAGAGGCTTGTGGAGATGATAAATGAGAAGGGTGTTCGCTTGAATTGTTTTGCAAAGACTGCGCTACTTGACATGTATGCTAAGTGTGGGAATCTTGATATGGCTAGGAAGATCTTTGATGAATTAGGTAAATATAAGAACTTAGTTACATGGAATGCAATGATTTCCGCGTATGCAAGAGTTGGTGATTTGGCTTCTGCGAGTGAGCTCTTTGATAAGATGCCTGAGAAGAATGTCATCTCTTGGAACTCAATTATAGCTGGTTATGCTCAAAATGGACAATCAAAAGTAGCTATTGACCTTTTCAAAGATATGATAACAAAAGATGTGCTACCTGATGAAGTCACCATGGTTAGTGTGATCGCAGCCTGTGGACACCTTGGGGCTTTAGAATTTGGCAATTGGGCAGTGAATTTCCTGGAAAAACATCAAATCAAACTGAGCATTTCAGGTTATAATGCTCTGATTTTCATGTATTCCAAGTGTGGTAATATGAAAGATGCTGAGAAAGTTTTCCAATCGATGGAAGCCAGAGATGTGATTTCTTATAACACATTGATTACAGGTTTGGCAGCTTATGGCAATGCCATTGAAGCTGTTGAATTGTTGTGgaagatgaagaaagaaaatattgaacCAGATCGAATAACCTATATTGGGGTACTAACAGCATGCAGTCATGGTGGATTGCTAGAAGAAGGTCAAAGGGTATTTGATTCAATCAAAGATCCAGACTCCGATCACTATGCATGCATGGTTGATTTGTTAGGTAGAAACGGTAAACTAGACGAAGCAAAATGTTTGATTGGAAGTATGGCAATGCATCCACATGCTGGAGTATATGGTTCCCTTTTACATGCTAGTCGAGTTCACAAAAGGATTGACCTTGGAGAGTTTGCTGCTAGTAAGCTCTTTGAAATAGAACCAGAAAATTCAGGTAATTATGTATTGCTTTCAAACATATATGCCTCAGCAAGAAGATGGGAAGATGTAGACAGGGTGAGAGGGTTGATGACAATTGGAGGAGTAAATAAGACGACTGGGTGGAGTTGGATTGAACACGAGGGTGAGATGCACAGGTTTATAGTGGGTGACAGGTCACATGAGCGATCAGCAGATGTTTATAGAGTGCTCGCTGAAACAGAAAAGAAGATGAGGCAAGCTGGATACATGGCTGATAAGAGCTGTGTTTTAAAAgatgttgaagaagaagagatggAAGAGATGGTAGGGACTCATAGTGAGAAGTTGGCTGTGGCTTTTGCACTTCTTGTTACTGAACCACATTCGGTCATAAGGGTGGTGAAGAACCTAAGAATATGTAGGGATTGCCACACGGCAATCAAAATCATTTCAAAGTTGGAGGGGAGGGAGATCATTGTAAGGGATAATAATCGGTTCCACTGCTTCAGTGAAGGGCAGTGTTCATGTGGAGACTATTGGTAG
- the LOC132064473 gene encoding pentatricopeptide repeat-containing protein At1g14470 isoform X2 — MSHLHTAALKATKLNHIKQLHAQLFEHSLYSDNYWVAQLINLCTRLHAPPSYVRRVFDSVHQPNVFVFTNILKFYSHLGDQTEVLYLFHKMQKRNVTPDAFVYPILIKAAGKWGVLFHGYCVKMGYDWDRFIRNAIMDMYGKFGPVEIARELFDEIPERAVADWNAMISGYWNWGNEVEARGLFDLMPENEKNVVTWTTMVTGYSRRKDLENARKYFDRMPERSVVSWNAMLSGYAQNGCAEEVIRLFNEMMSCGVCPDETTWVTVISSCSSHGDASLAERLVEMINEKGVRLNCFAKTALLDMYAKCGNLDMARKIFDELGKYKNLVTWNAMISAYARVGDLASASELFDKMPEKNVISWNSIIAGYAQNGQSKVAIDLFKDMITKDVLPDEVTMVSVIAACGHLGALEFGNWAVNFLEKHQIKLSISGLAAYGNAIEAVELLWKMKKENIEPDRITYIGVLTACSHGGLLEEGQRVFDSIKDPDSDHYACMVDLLGRNGKLDEAKCLIGSMAMHPHAGVYGSLLHASRVHKRIDLGEFAASKLFEIEPENSGNYVLLSNIYASARRWEDVDRVRGLMTIGGVNKTTGWSWIEHEGEMHRFIVGDRSHERSADVYRVLAETEKKMRQAGYMADKSCVLKDVEEEEMEEMVGTHSEKLAVAFALLVTEPHSVIRVVKNLRICRDCHTAIKIISKLEGREIIVRDNNRFHCFSEGQCSCGDYW; from the exons ATGTCACACTTGCACACGGCTGCATTGAAAGCCACCAAACTAAACCACATAAAACAGCTTCATGCACAGCTCTTTGAACACTCTCTTTACTCCGACAACTACTGGGTGGCGCAGCTCATCAATCTCTGCACGCGCCTCCACGCGCCGCCCTCATATGTTCGCAGAGTTTTCGACTCAGTCCACCAACCCAATGTCTTCGTTTTCACCAACATCCTCAAATTCTACTCCCATTTGGGTGATCAAACTGAGGTTCTTTACCTGTTTCACAAAATGCAGAAAAGAAATGTTACACCTGATGCGTTTGTGTACCCGATTCTCATCAAAGCAGCTGGAAAGTGGGGTGTTTTGTTTCATGGTTATTGTGTTAAAATGGGTTATGATTGGGATAGGTTTATTCGTAATGCGAttatggatatgtatggaaagTTTGGGCCTGTAGAGATTGCACGAGAACTGTTTGATGAAATTCCTGAGAGAGCTGTTGCAGATTGGAATGCTATGATTTCAGGGTATTGGAACTGGGGTAATGAAGTTGAAGCGAGGGGTTTGTTTGATTTGATGCCTGAGAATGAGAAGAATGTTGTTACTTGGACTACAATGGTTACTGGTTATTCAAGAAGGAAAGATTTGGAGAATGCTAGAAAGTATTTTGATCGAATGCCGGAGAGAAGTGTTGTGTCTTGGAATGCAATGTTGTCGGGGTATGCTCAAAATGGGTGTGCTGAAGAGGTGATAAGGTTGTTTAATGAGATGATGAGTTGTGGGGTTTGCCCTGATGAAACTACATGGGTTACTGTCATTTCTTCGTGTTCTTCGCATGGCGATGCTAGCCTTGCCGAGAGGCTTGTGGAGATGATAAATGAGAAGGGTGTTCGCTTGAATTGTTTTGCAAAGACTGCGCTACTTGACATGTATGCTAAGTGTGGGAATCTTGATATGGCTAGGAAGATCTTTGATGAATTAGGTAAATATAAGAACTTAGTTACATGGAATGCAATGATTTCCGCGTATGCAAGAGTTGGTGATTTGGCTTCTGCGAGTGAGCTCTTTGATAAGATGCCTGAGAAGAATGTCATCTCTTGGAACTCAATTATAGCTGGTTATGCTCAAAATGGACAATCAAAAGTAGCTATTGACCTTTTCAAAGATATGATAACAAAAGATGTGCTACCTGATGAAGTCACCATGGTTAGTGTGATCGCAGCCTGTGGACACCTTGGGGCTTTAGAATTTGGCAATTGGGCAGTGAATTTCCTGGAAAAACATCAAATCAAACTGAGCATTTCAG GTTTGGCAGCTTATGGCAATGCCATTGAAGCTGTTGAATTGTTGTGgaagatgaagaaagaaaatattgaacCAGATCGAATAACCTATATTGGGGTACTAACAGCATGCAGTCATGGTGGATTGCTAGAAGAAGGTCAAAGGGTATTTGATTCAATCAAAGATCCAGACTCCGATCACTATGCATGCATGGTTGATTTGTTAGGTAGAAACGGTAAACTAGACGAAGCAAAATGTTTGATTGGAAGTATGGCAATGCATCCACATGCTGGAGTATATGGTTCCCTTTTACATGCTAGTCGAGTTCACAAAAGGATTGACCTTGGAGAGTTTGCTGCTAGTAAGCTCTTTGAAATAGAACCAGAAAATTCAGGTAATTATGTATTGCTTTCAAACATATATGCCTCAGCAAGAAGATGGGAAGATGTAGACAGGGTGAGAGGGTTGATGACAATTGGAGGAGTAAATAAGACGACTGGGTGGAGTTGGATTGAACACGAGGGTGAGATGCACAGGTTTATAGTGGGTGACAGGTCACATGAGCGATCAGCAGATGTTTATAGAGTGCTCGCTGAAACAGAAAAGAAGATGAGGCAAGCTGGATACATGGCTGATAAGAGCTGTGTTTTAAAAgatgttgaagaagaagagatggAAGAGATGGTAGGGACTCATAGTGAGAAGTTGGCTGTGGCTTTTGCACTTCTTGTTACTGAACCACATTCGGTCATAAGGGTGGTGAAGAACCTAAGAATATGTAGGGATTGCCACACGGCAATCAAAATCATTTCAAAGTTGGAGGGGAGGGAGATCATTGTAAGGGATAATAATCGGTTCCACTGCTTCAGTGAAGGGCAGTGTTCATGTGGAGACTATTGGTAG